The proteins below are encoded in one region of Reichenbachiella sp. 5M10:
- a CDS encoding 1-acyl-sn-glycerol-3-phosphate acyltransferase produces the protein MRFNHFFLFAFILFVISSGLYGVFHLEISENLNETLPGQRDFSSVQSWMDKQKDLVVFSLDVDEPHLSLDEIDELAVTLSQNLTATGLVEDIQYKNDIDPDVFVSLITENLPIYLEASDYVQLEKLLQPKRIQSALIQSKKTLMSPEGIGQRSRILSDPLGFSTLAFDSFGKMQMAQEIINNGGYFLSKDQNQLLLKGRLTTDIAQSEDNHRARLLLDSLSQSWNLTYPDHSLSYFGTFLVADINATQIKKDVKLTVTITLVSIVLLLIYYYRKAVILVFFLVPGLFGVLSAAAIIYGLHGQISGLALAASAIVFGIVADYSFHFFTHFKDTRDAIGSRNDIMFPLLVSGGTTIVAFLSLLFADSKALKDFGLFTSISLAGTLFFILTGLPLILRSFEKKIKFPAANPLDALFDKIKIGESKPSKWAMLIFVILSGLMLYLGQDVQFEDNLHKINYYPLELQQQEEAIQNINPDTEKRITILSQQTADHTAAWNNQELFAKLSTLQQDGGVKEFFSLAPILISKEEQTLRIHRWNDFWADKKETLLGNFETEALAQNWKPQYFTPFYNLLNHEFAPQNFSSFIASSQNLSDLVITQPESSEIITTLICPKNQVEQIKTQLSTIPGTLVIDSSSIVARIIESVKADFNFLLIYAGLAVFVAFLLIYGNIELTLISFIPMLLSWVWVLGMAALLDIKFNFINIILTTFIFGLGDDFSIFVTDGLLHRYKYKKEVIGQYKTGIILSSITTIIGTGVLIFAKHPALQSIAMLSVLGIAIIVPITFFVQPVLFRFLISNRTEQKKPPFSIANILFSVWGYGVFIAGSFFCVGASFLLRALPLREKTKKAGTHRLLQKISGFQLDILWKTKKRYVGMDNLDFSTPSILIANHTSFFDILALVRLHPKLVLLVNEWVYNSPLFGPAIRYADYIPAYKNMEDQLPKIKELVADGYSIAIFPEGKRSEDGTMGRFHKGAFYLAEELQLDITPIFLYGHGYVMPKHEYYFKDSPCDTVVLPRIAWDDTNYGEGYRSRTKKISAYYKSEFKKYQESDYCLEHAFAPLMYSYYYKSPILPWYFRVKWRYEKHNYENYHQLIGPGIQKIYDLGCGYGYLSYFLWLRDQDRQIIGIDYDDEKVDLAQNSYLKNNHIEFATGQVDQVEIHAADAIILADVLHYLSEDKQRKVLANCDQGLNAGGLLLIRDGIAGHDKKHKWTEKSEKWSTRLIKFNKTNGDLHFFSRQFIEDWARKHHYSLTVDAQSQKSSNMLFILRKT, from the coding sequence ATGCGTTTCAATCACTTCTTTCTTTTTGCTTTCATACTATTTGTAATATCCTCTGGACTCTATGGGGTGTTTCATTTGGAGATCAGCGAAAACCTCAATGAAACCTTGCCAGGCCAACGTGATTTCTCTAGTGTACAATCATGGATGGACAAACAAAAGGATTTGGTCGTCTTCTCACTAGACGTGGATGAACCGCATCTGTCCCTAGATGAAATCGACGAGCTAGCCGTGACGCTTTCGCAAAACCTGACCGCTACTGGTCTTGTCGAAGACATCCAATACAAAAACGACATAGACCCAGATGTCTTCGTCTCGTTGATCACCGAAAACCTACCCATCTATCTCGAAGCATCGGACTATGTCCAATTGGAAAAACTCCTCCAACCCAAGCGAATTCAATCTGCCTTGATACAAAGTAAAAAAACACTAATGTCTCCGGAAGGTATCGGGCAGCGATCACGCATCCTATCTGACCCTTTGGGTTTCTCTACATTGGCTTTTGACAGTTTTGGCAAGATGCAGATGGCTCAAGAGATCATAAACAATGGTGGCTACTTCCTCTCCAAAGACCAAAATCAACTCCTCCTCAAAGGCCGCTTGACCACAGACATCGCTCAGAGCGAAGACAATCATAGGGCGAGACTCCTACTGGACTCCCTCAGCCAATCCTGGAACCTCACCTACCCAGACCACTCTCTCAGTTATTTTGGCACTTTCCTCGTAGCAGACATCAATGCAACACAAATCAAAAAAGACGTCAAACTGACAGTCACCATCACACTCGTATCCATTGTACTCCTACTGATCTACTATTACCGAAAGGCCGTCATCTTAGTATTCTTCTTGGTACCCGGGCTATTTGGCGTACTGTCTGCCGCAGCAATCATCTATGGATTGCATGGTCAAATTTCAGGCTTGGCACTGGCAGCCAGCGCCATCGTTTTTGGGATTGTGGCGGATTATTCATTCCACTTTTTCACCCACTTCAAAGACACAAGAGATGCCATCGGTTCGCGAAATGACATCATGTTCCCTTTGTTGGTCAGTGGAGGTACGACCATCGTAGCTTTCCTATCGCTACTCTTCGCGGACTCCAAAGCACTCAAGGATTTCGGACTATTTACATCCATCAGTTTGGCAGGCACCCTATTTTTCATTTTGACGGGCCTCCCCTTGATCTTGAGGTCCTTTGAGAAGAAAATCAAATTTCCAGCAGCCAATCCTTTGGATGCACTCTTTGACAAAATAAAAATAGGAGAAAGCAAACCAAGCAAATGGGCCATGCTCATCTTCGTCATACTCTCGGGGCTGATGCTCTATCTCGGACAAGATGTACAGTTCGAAGACAACCTACACAAAATCAACTACTACCCCCTCGAGCTCCAACAACAGGAAGAAGCCATCCAAAATATCAACCCAGACACAGAAAAGCGAATCACCATACTGTCTCAACAGACCGCAGATCACACCGCTGCATGGAACAACCAAGAGCTATTCGCAAAACTCAGCACCCTCCAGCAAGACGGGGGCGTCAAGGAGTTCTTTTCACTCGCTCCGATATTGATTTCAAAGGAAGAGCAAACCCTACGTATCCATCGATGGAACGACTTTTGGGCGGACAAGAAAGAAACTCTACTCGGCAATTTCGAGACCGAAGCTCTCGCCCAAAATTGGAAGCCTCAGTATTTCACCCCGTTCTACAATCTGCTCAATCATGAATTTGCCCCTCAAAACTTCTCTTCTTTCATTGCGTCAAGCCAAAACCTCAGCGACCTAGTCATCACCCAGCCTGAGTCCTCAGAAATCATCACGACACTCATCTGCCCCAAAAATCAGGTAGAACAGATCAAAACTCAGCTCTCCACAATCCCTGGCACATTAGTAATCGACAGTTCAAGCATCGTCGCACGCATCATCGAGAGTGTCAAAGCCGACTTCAACTTCTTACTTATCTATGCGGGACTGGCTGTTTTCGTAGCTTTTTTGCTCATCTATGGCAATATCGAATTGACTTTAATCTCCTTTATCCCTATGCTGCTCAGCTGGGTTTGGGTCCTAGGCATGGCCGCACTACTGGACATCAAGTTCAATTTCATCAACATCATCCTCACGACCTTTATCTTTGGCCTTGGTGATGACTTCAGTATATTCGTCACAGACGGTCTGCTGCATCGCTACAAGTACAAAAAAGAAGTCATCGGACAATACAAAACAGGCATCATCCTCTCGTCCATCACCACCATCATCGGGACCGGGGTATTGATTTTTGCCAAACACCCTGCACTACAATCCATTGCTATGCTGAGTGTCCTTGGTATCGCTATCATCGTTCCGATCACATTCTTTGTACAGCCCGTCCTATTCCGCTTCTTGATCAGCAACAGAACCGAACAAAAGAAACCTCCTTTCTCCATCGCCAACATCCTATTCAGTGTGTGGGGATACGGTGTATTCATTGCAGGTAGTTTTTTCTGTGTAGGAGCTTCATTCCTTTTGCGAGCATTGCCCTTGAGGGAAAAAACAAAAAAAGCAGGAACTCACCGCCTCTTGCAAAAAATTTCTGGGTTTCAACTTGACATACTTTGGAAAACCAAAAAGCGCTACGTGGGCATGGATAACTTGGATTTCTCCACACCTTCTATCCTTATCGCCAACCACACGTCTTTCTTTGACATTCTAGCTTTGGTGAGGCTACACCCAAAACTCGTCCTACTCGTCAATGAGTGGGTCTACAATTCTCCGCTCTTCGGACCAGCGATACGCTATGCAGACTATATACCTGCCTACAAAAACATGGAGGATCAACTCCCCAAAATCAAGGAATTGGTAGCGGACGGATACTCAATCGCCATATTCCCAGAAGGCAAACGCTCCGAAGACGGAACCATGGGACGTTTTCACAAAGGGGCATTTTACCTCGCCGAAGAACTCCAACTGGACATCACCCCAATCTTCCTCTATGGACACGGATATGTCATGCCCAAGCACGAGTACTACTTCAAAGACTCCCCGTGTGATACCGTCGTACTACCTCGCATCGCATGGGATGATACTAACTATGGCGAAGGCTACCGCTCCCGTACCAAAAAAATCTCCGCCTACTACAAGTCGGAGTTCAAAAAGTATCAAGAAAGTGATTACTGTCTTGAGCATGCTTTCGCTCCTCTCATGTACAGTTACTACTACAAAAGTCCTATTTTGCCATGGTACTTTCGTGTCAAATGGAGGTATGAGAAACACAACTACGAAAATTACCATCAACTCATCGGTCCAGGGATCCAAAAGATCTATGACTTGGGCTGTGGCTATGGCTACTTGAGCTACTTTCTCTGGCTCAGGGATCAGGACAGACAGATCATAGGCATAGACTATGACGATGAAAAAGTCGACCTAGCACAAAACAGCTATCTCAAAAACAACCACATCGAATTCGCTACGGGACAAGTCGACCAAGTAGAAATCCACGCAGCAGACGCTATTATTTTGGCCGATGTCCTACACTACCTCTCTGAGGACAAACAACGAAAAGTCCTCGCCAATTGTGACCAAGGGCTGAACGCTGGGGGGCTACTTTTGATTCGTGACGGAATAGCTGGTCACGACAAAAAACACAAATGGACGGAGAAATCTGAAAAATGGTCTACTCGACTCATCAAGTTCAACAAAACCAACGGCGACTTACACTTTTTTAGTCGACAGTTCATCGAAGACTGGGCCCGTAAGCATCACTACTCGCTCACTGTAGACGCACAATCCCAAAAGTCTTCCAACATGCTATTCATACTCCGAAAGACCTGA
- a CDS encoding methyltransferase, protein MKISAIDAKFEAQKIAFAPITFQAIMAMKNLGVMEYIYNKRGKATTQGLVNDLGLSKYSIEVMLETAEVMDIITLEEDKISLSKIGFFLLRDELTRVNMNFVNDVCYEGSKYLEESLETNKPAGLKVFGEWDTVYEGLSKLEKPVRKSWLEFDHFYSQDAFDSALKIVFADKPKKLFDIGGNTGKWSIKCCGYDPDVNIKILDLPGQIEMAKQNIADHQLQDRIEFHPINLLDTAQKVPQGADVIWMSQFLDCFSEEEILAILLNCAQAASDNTTVFIMEPFIDNQPYDAATYSLVATSLYFTCIANGNSKMYKMSTFKELVDKAGMKVDETFELIGDSYHTILKCSLK, encoded by the coding sequence ATGAAAATATCCGCCATAGACGCAAAATTCGAAGCACAAAAAATAGCGTTTGCTCCTATCACGTTTCAAGCCATTATGGCCATGAAAAATCTCGGTGTGATGGAGTACATCTACAACAAAAGAGGCAAAGCTACTACTCAAGGTCTTGTCAATGACCTAGGGCTCTCCAAATACTCTATCGAAGTAATGCTCGAAACCGCAGAAGTGATGGACATTATTACTCTTGAGGAAGACAAGATTTCTCTTTCCAAGATCGGCTTCTTTTTGCTCCGAGACGAGCTCACGCGTGTCAATATGAATTTTGTCAATGACGTATGCTACGAAGGATCGAAGTATCTCGAAGAATCTCTCGAAACCAACAAACCTGCTGGACTCAAGGTATTCGGGGAGTGGGACACTGTATATGAGGGGCTGTCTAAACTCGAAAAACCTGTACGCAAATCGTGGTTGGAGTTTGATCACTTCTACTCCCAGGATGCCTTTGATTCGGCACTCAAAATTGTCTTTGCTGACAAGCCAAAGAAACTGTTTGACATAGGGGGTAATACAGGCAAATGGTCCATCAAATGCTGTGGATACGATCCAGATGTGAACATCAAGATATTGGATCTACCTGGTCAGATCGAAATGGCTAAGCAAAACATCGCCGATCACCAACTTCAAGATCGAATAGAGTTTCACCCAATCAATCTCCTGGACACTGCGCAAAAAGTACCACAGGGTGCGGATGTGATATGGATGAGTCAGTTTTTGGATTGTTTTTCGGAAGAGGAAATTCTAGCGATCCTCCTCAACTGTGCACAAGCGGCCTCAGACAATACGACGGTATTCATCATGGAACCCTTCATCGACAACCAACCTTATGATGCTGCCACTTACTCACTCGTCGCTACATCGTTGTACTTCACATGCATCGCCAACGGAAACAGCAAAATGTACAAAATGTCAACATTCAAAGAGTTGGTAGACAAAGCTGGAATGAAAGTGGACGAAACATTTGAGTTGATAGGGGATAGCTACCACACCATCCTCAAATGCTCACTCAAATAA
- a CDS encoding TerB family tellurite resistance protein: MNKPSEITLDVFGKILYALAMADGKVQDAEIKVLQQIVREDEWADRIKLSFDTAMDLEMDPKMVFYKNIRILKTLRSVEYMPYFIHLMNRVAQAHGGVVPAEKEMILDLAEQFKGEEILA; encoded by the coding sequence ATGAATAAGCCAAGTGAAATTACCCTGGATGTGTTTGGGAAAATATTGTACGCCTTAGCCATGGCGGATGGTAAAGTACAGGATGCAGAAATCAAAGTCCTCCAACAAATCGTACGAGAAGATGAATGGGCTGACCGTATCAAATTGTCGTTTGATACAGCCATGGATTTGGAAATGGACCCAAAGATGGTTTTTTATAAGAACATTCGTATTCTAAAGACGCTTCGGTCTGTGGAATACATGCCTTATTTCATCCATTTGATGAATCGGGTTGCGCAAGCCCACGGAGGAGTTGTCCCTGCCGAGAAGGAAATGATCCTTGATTTGGCGGAGCAGTTCAAAGGCGAGGAAATTCTCGCCTAA
- a CDS encoding NAD(P)/FAD-dependent oxidoreductase, with protein MTDVLIIGAGPAGSVAASYLVNQGYSVTVVEKSKFPRFTIGESLLPVSMGHFEEVGLLKVLEDAKFEVKSGALFIRKDDEIDISFAENFTPGWTWTWQVPRDEFDDILAKEAEKKGARFDYESVIKTIDFQDDKVVAQIAGKEKTRTEEFRYVLDSSGNAGVLSKMLNLEVQYMGTGRRSLFTQVKETNREAFKRPLRITFEVLEQDLWYWVIPFSNGNTSLGFVGNKKWFDLPAKDQNDLFRKMMAQSDHFVERFEGKEFLFDVRGADDYTNSAETLYGHRFALAGNTTGFIDPVFSSGVAIATESALLSAKLIDRELQGDKPDWDKEYVDHMKQASKVFHAVVDTWYNGDLQRIFFNGNIQMEIKRQITSILAGYVWDMKNPFVKRHKKLITTVAHVVKMEQEAAEEANR; from the coding sequence ATGACAGACGTATTGATAATCGGGGCAGGACCCGCAGGAAGTGTGGCCGCATCGTACTTGGTCAACCAAGGCTATAGTGTGACGGTAGTGGAGAAATCCAAGTTCCCGCGGTTTACGATAGGAGAGAGCTTGCTGCCTGTCAGCATGGGGCACTTCGAGGAGGTAGGGCTACTCAAGGTGTTGGAAGATGCGAAATTTGAAGTGAAATCAGGGGCCTTGTTTATCCGAAAGGATGATGAGATAGATATTTCGTTTGCCGAAAATTTCACACCAGGCTGGACGTGGACTTGGCAAGTGCCAAGAGACGAGTTTGACGATATCTTGGCAAAGGAGGCTGAGAAAAAGGGTGCACGCTTTGATTACGAGTCTGTGATCAAGACGATTGATTTTCAAGATGACAAGGTCGTGGCGCAAATAGCTGGGAAAGAAAAGACTCGTACCGAGGAGTTTCGCTATGTTCTGGATTCTAGTGGCAATGCGGGGGTGCTTTCCAAGATGCTCAACCTAGAGGTACAGTACATGGGGACTGGTCGTCGATCGTTGTTTACGCAAGTCAAAGAAACCAACCGTGAGGCGTTCAAGCGTCCGTTGCGTATTACTTTTGAAGTACTGGAACAGGACTTGTGGTACTGGGTGATTCCTTTTTCAAATGGCAACACCTCGTTGGGTTTTGTAGGGAACAAAAAATGGTTTGATCTGCCTGCCAAAGATCAGAATGATTTGTTTCGGAAAATGATGGCTCAATCTGATCATTTTGTGGAGCGTTTTGAGGGCAAAGAATTCCTCTTTGATGTACGTGGAGCGGATGATTACACGAATTCGGCAGAGACCCTGTACGGACATCGGTTTGCTTTGGCAGGGAATACGACAGGGTTTATCGATCCGGTTTTTTCGTCTGGTGTGGCGATTGCAACCGAATCTGCACTGCTCAGTGCCAAGCTTATCGATCGCGAACTGCAGGGGGATAAACCCGATTGGGACAAAGAATATGTCGATCATATGAAACAAGCCAGCAAGGTCTTTCATGCTGTAGTGGATACATGGTACAATGGGGATTTACAACGTATCTTTTTCAACGGCAACATCCAAATGGAGATCAAAAGGCAGATCACTTCTATACTAGCTGGCTATGTGTGGGATATGAAAAACCCTTTTGTCAAAAGACACAAAAAGCTCATCACAACTGTAGCTCATGTTGTCAAGATGGAGCAAGAAGCTGCTGAAGAGGCAAATAGGTAG
- a CDS encoding C45 family peptidase: MKKRYLVSGILLIILVIGAIGFVVRVVYAAPPLPPSSVAPNQLEVVSDNHYRLGNSWLKKSKHGNWESYIEGSAYDRGKTIGILHQQLIQDQEQVFVDEINNNVSSWFLRKTLMMGIAWFNRDLDQYIPLEYRQEIYGVSEYFADEYDYIGPKYNRIINYHAAHDIGHAVQNMHLVGCTSVGMWHFSDTAQFMRSGRNFDFYFGDEFAKNKIVLFCNPDEGYKYLSVTWGGFCGVVSGMNEHGLSITLNSAISEIPTQSGTPVSIIARDILQYAQTIAEAQAIADRYDSFVSELFTISSLQDRQMAVIEKSPERTGLYVPPSDTLIVTNHYQSPELKNLPLNLEHMNASESVDRYTRAQELSSRMESCAPVPLAALLRNQAGIHDKDLGLGNPKAINQLLAHHAVIFDNVQRRVWVSNYPFQENTFDAYDLSHFERWTQDDVSVTIDSLEIAPDPFYLSEGFQTFKRFKQLKEQVIHATNQELPLTPKLVEEFVASNPQYYETYRLLGNYFAVQNKSQLAIDYYKQGLAKDIAYTEDRDYMIEQIKLLSE, from the coding sequence TTGAAAAAGCGTTACCTAGTTTCTGGCATCTTGTTGATTATTCTTGTGATCGGGGCAATTGGCTTTGTCGTACGAGTCGTCTATGCGGCTCCACCTCTGCCTCCCTCCTCCGTAGCCCCCAACCAACTAGAGGTCGTCTCGGACAATCACTACCGACTCGGCAACAGTTGGCTCAAAAAAAGCAAACACGGCAACTGGGAGAGCTACATCGAAGGCAGTGCCTATGACCGTGGCAAAACCATCGGTATTCTCCACCAGCAACTCATCCAGGACCAAGAGCAAGTCTTCGTCGACGAGATCAACAATAACGTTAGCTCATGGTTTCTCCGCAAGACTCTCATGATGGGGATCGCATGGTTCAACCGGGACCTAGACCAGTACATCCCACTCGAATACCGACAAGAGATTTATGGTGTTTCGGAGTATTTTGCCGACGAGTATGACTACATCGGCCCCAAATACAACCGCATCATCAACTACCACGCTGCACATGACATAGGTCATGCCGTCCAAAACATGCACCTTGTCGGTTGCACTTCGGTTGGCATGTGGCACTTCAGTGACACGGCACAATTCATGCGTTCTGGGCGCAACTTTGACTTCTACTTTGGAGATGAGTTTGCCAAAAACAAGATTGTACTCTTCTGCAACCCTGACGAGGGGTACAAGTACCTCTCGGTCACGTGGGGAGGCTTCTGTGGAGTGGTATCAGGGATGAATGAGCATGGACTCAGTATCACCCTCAACTCCGCTATCTCTGAGATCCCTACCCAATCCGGCACGCCTGTATCCATCATCGCCAGAGACATCCTTCAATATGCCCAAACAATCGCTGAGGCACAAGCCATCGCCGACCGCTACGACAGTTTTGTTTCAGAACTCTTCACGATCTCCTCTCTCCAAGACCGCCAAATGGCTGTCATCGAAAAATCCCCTGAGCGTACAGGGCTATACGTCCCTCCTAGTGACACCCTCATCGTCACCAATCACTACCAAAGCCCCGAACTCAAGAACCTCCCTCTCAACCTCGAACATATGAATGCTTCGGAATCCGTCGACCGGTATACCCGTGCTCAAGAGCTCTCCTCCCGAATGGAAAGCTGTGCTCCCGTCCCTCTTGCTGCCCTCCTTCGCAACCAAGCGGGCATCCATGACAAAGACCTCGGACTAGGCAACCCCAAAGCCATCAACCAACTACTCGCACACCATGCCGTCATCTTTGACAATGTCCAGCGCCGCGTATGGGTTTCCAACTACCCTTTCCAAGAAAACACCTTTGATGCTTATGACTTGAGTCATTTTGAACGATGGACACAGGACGATGTGTCGGTGACCATTGACTCGCTAGAGATCGCACCGGACCCCTTCTACCTCAGTGAAGGGTTCCAAACTTTCAAGAGATTCAAGCAGCTCAAAGAACAAGTCATCCATGCCACCAATCAAGAGTTGCCACTTACTCCCAAACTCGTGGAAGAGTTCGTCGCGAGCAATCCTCAATACTATGAGACCTACCGACTCCTAGGCAACTACTTTGCCGTACAAAACAAAAGCCAATTGGCCATCGACTACTACAAGCAAGGGCTCGCCAAGGACATCGCCTACACCGAAGACCGAGACTACATGATCGAACAAATCAAACTTCTCAGCGAATGA
- the acpS gene encoding holo-ACP synthase, which translates to MILGIGTDLVETARLARRLDDRQFLETVFTSAEIKYCLSKGHPEQHLAARFAAKEAYMKALGTGWSKHADFKEIEVQNSPEGGPLIVLSGATKRYFDKSELKDIFVSLSHTSQHAVAYIIITK; encoded by the coding sequence ATGATCCTAGGCATAGGTACAGATCTCGTAGAGACGGCACGTTTGGCTCGTAGACTCGATGACCGGCAGTTTTTAGAGACGGTATTTACTTCTGCGGAGATCAAATATTGCCTCAGCAAAGGACACCCGGAGCAGCACTTGGCGGCACGCTTTGCGGCCAAAGAGGCCTATATGAAAGCCCTAGGAACTGGCTGGAGCAAACACGCCGACTTCAAGGAAATCGAAGTACAAAACAGCCCCGAAGGCGGGCCATTGATCGTACTATCTGGCGCGACCAAAAGATATTTTGATAAATCAGAACTGAAAGACATCTTTGTATCCTTAAGCCATACCAGCCAACATGCGGTGGCTTATATCATCATTACTAAGTAA
- a CDS encoding phenylacetate--CoA ligase family protein: MEIDTNSDFSSIDDIKQLQNQHFLSHLSYSLSHSVYYQSKFEALDLSLEDIQSIDDIHKIPVTTKEEIERHNVDFLAVSKKQIIEYVTTSGTLGDPISIALTHQDQQRLARNERRALELCQITAEDTIQITTTLDKRFMAGMAYYLGATALGASVIRSGIGDPDFQWDNIRRFEPTVLIAVPSFAYKFGNYLLSKGIDPKTTSVRKIVCIGEPIRDSNFEPNTLHQKLTELWDVTLHSTYASTEMATAFTECNEGIGGHLLPELIYVEILDDHNQPVAMGEVGEITVTPFGIEGMPLLRYKTGDLARLHTAPCLCGRNTPRLGAIEGRKGQMIKWKGTTLFPQQIENVLNHISEIDNYIIELSLDELGLDKLKVILPDHLDEYIIAQAQRLLQQRLRVNPILEQNTAAYISNEILPKGSRKPRRFVDKRELVH; encoded by the coding sequence GTGGAGATAGACACGAACTCAGATTTTTCATCAATAGACGACATCAAGCAGTTGCAAAACCAACACTTCCTGTCTCATCTTTCTTACTCCCTGTCACACTCGGTATACTACCAGAGCAAGTTCGAGGCACTCGATTTGTCTCTAGAGGACATCCAGAGTATCGATGACATCCACAAAATCCCCGTCACGACCAAAGAAGAAATCGAACGTCACAATGTCGACTTCTTGGCGGTGAGCAAAAAACAGATCATCGAGTACGTGACTACCTCTGGTACCCTCGGGGATCCGATCAGCATAGCCCTGACTCATCAAGATCAACAGCGCCTAGCACGCAACGAACGACGAGCTCTAGAGCTCTGTCAAATCACCGCCGAAGACACCATACAAATCACCACCACGCTCGACAAGCGATTCATGGCGGGAATGGCCTACTACCTCGGAGCAACTGCTCTCGGTGCTTCTGTGATCCGCTCTGGCATAGGAGATCCAGACTTCCAATGGGACAATATCCGTCGCTTCGAGCCCACAGTACTTATCGCGGTACCATCCTTTGCTTACAAATTTGGCAACTACTTACTATCCAAGGGAATAGATCCAAAGACGACTTCCGTTCGAAAAATAGTATGTATCGGTGAACCCATCCGTGATTCGAATTTCGAGCCCAACACCCTCCACCAAAAACTCACTGAACTATGGGATGTCACGCTACACTCCACTTATGCCAGTACTGAAATGGCAACTGCATTTACCGAATGCAACGAAGGTATAGGGGGACACTTGCTACCTGAGCTCATATATGTGGAGATATTGGATGACCACAACCAACCCGTCGCGATGGGAGAGGTCGGAGAGATCACCGTCACACCCTTTGGGATAGAAGGCATGCCGCTACTGCGCTACAAGACCGGAGACTTGGCACGGCTGCACACGGCTCCCTGCCTCTGTGGCCGAAATACCCCTAGACTAGGGGCCATCGAAGGCCGCAAAGGCCAAATGATCAAATGGAAGGGTACGACACTGTTTCCACAGCAAATCGAAAACGTACTCAACCACATCTCCGAGATCGACAACTACATCATCGAACTCTCACTGGACGAACTCGGATTGGACAAACTCAAAGTCATCCTCCCCGATCATCTGGACGAGTATATCATCGCACAGGCCCAGCGACTGCTCCAGCAGCGCCTCAGGGTCAATCCGATCTTGGAGCAAAACACCGCAGCATATATCTCCAATGAGATTTTGCCGAAAGGCAGTCGAAAACCAAGAAGATTCGTAGACAAAAGAGAACTGGTACATTGA